From a single Haloarcula sp. DT43 genomic region:
- a CDS encoding NifU family protein, translating into MSTDTEDANDLRERITNFLRRNFPQIQMHGGSAAIEEIDREEGSVTIRLGGACSGCGISPMTIQAIKTRMTKEIPEINEVTARTGMDQQEGMAGGSGGMSPSFPGESRGGDVGGDDDEGPEAPF; encoded by the coding sequence ATGAGCACAGACACAGAGGACGCCAACGACCTGCGCGAGCGAATCACGAACTTCCTGCGCCGTAACTTCCCCCAGATTCAGATGCACGGCGGGAGCGCGGCCATCGAGGAAATCGACCGCGAGGAGGGCAGCGTCACCATCCGCCTCGGCGGGGCCTGTTCCGGCTGTGGCATCTCGCCGATGACCATCCAGGCCATCAAGACGCGCATGACCAAGGAAATCCCGGAGATAAACGAGGTCACCGCCCGGACCGGCATGGACCAGCAGGAAGGCATGGCCGGCGGCAGCGGCGGCATGAGCCCCTCTTTCCCCGGCGAGTCCCGCGGCGGCGACGTCGGCGGCGACGACGACGAAGGCCCCGAAGCGCCGTTCTGA
- the hemC gene encoding hydroxymethylbilane synthase — translation MTTRGETLQLATRGSDLALRQAATVRDSLSSRRLAVELVEVETTGDQIRDELIHRLGKTGAFVRSLDEKVLAGELDAAVHSMKDMPTERPDRLVVAAVPERAAAEDVLVTPDGRSLEELPEGATVGTSSLRRRAQLLAERGDLTVEPLRGNVDTRIAKLLAPSLQRDHQERHEAEQERKGDADEEDHPYDRTVEEWFDDLTEFERRAMERDPDVAYDAIVLAKAGLYRADLTRYVEMSDLDPDRFVPAPGQGALAVTAVDGDLALDIKDRLDDPQTRVETTVERTILEELGGGCVAPIGVHATLEGGVVHTRVRVLSRDGTEEVSVGRDVPAEHHIDAAQDLAAELAERGADDLIAEAKRDSPGADDDASTAREDDEE, via the coding sequence ATGACAACACGCGGGGAGACACTGCAACTGGCGACGCGGGGCTCTGACCTCGCGTTGCGCCAGGCGGCGACGGTCCGGGATTCGCTGAGCAGTCGCCGGCTGGCGGTCGAACTCGTCGAGGTGGAGACGACGGGCGACCAGATTCGGGACGAACTCATCCACCGGCTCGGCAAGACCGGCGCGTTCGTCCGCAGCCTCGACGAGAAGGTGCTAGCGGGCGAACTCGACGCGGCGGTCCACTCGATGAAGGACATGCCGACCGAACGGCCCGACCGCCTCGTCGTCGCGGCGGTCCCCGAGCGGGCCGCCGCCGAGGACGTGCTGGTGACGCCCGACGGCCGCTCGCTGGAGGAACTGCCCGAGGGCGCGACCGTCGGCACGTCGAGTCTGCGCCGGCGCGCCCAACTGCTGGCCGAGCGCGGGGACCTCACCGTTGAGCCGCTCCGGGGCAACGTCGACACGCGCATCGCCAAACTGCTGGCCCCGTCGCTCCAGCGGGACCACCAGGAGCGCCACGAGGCCGAACAGGAGCGCAAGGGCGACGCCGACGAGGAAGACCACCCCTACGACCGCACGGTCGAGGAGTGGTTCGACGACCTCACCGAGTTCGAGCGGCGGGCGATGGAGCGGGACCCGGACGTGGCGTACGACGCCATCGTGCTGGCGAAGGCGGGCCTCTACCGCGCCGACCTCACGCGCTACGTCGAGATGTCCGACCTCGACCCCGACCGGTTCGTGCCGGCCCCGGGTCAGGGCGCGCTGGCGGTGACCGCCGTCGACGGCGACCTCGCGCTGGACATCAAGGACCGGCTGGACGACCCACAGACCCGCGTCGAGACGACCGTCGAGCGGACGATTCTCGAAGAACTCGGCGGCGGCTGCGTGGCGCCCATCGGCGTCCACGCCACCCTCGAAGGGGGGGTCGTCCACACGCGGGTGCGCGTCCTCTCACGGGACGGCACGGAGGAGGTCTCCGTCGGCCGCGACGTCCCGGCCGAGCACCACATCGACGCGGCACAGGACCTCGCGGCGGAACTCGCCGAGCGAGGAGCCGACGACCTCATCGCCGAGGCCAAGCGGGACTCGCCGGGCGCGGACGACGACGCTTCGACGGCGCGGGAGGACGACGAGGAATGA
- a CDS encoding branched-chain amino acid transaminase: MSDRPEMFEGADRIWMDGEFVDFEDAQTHVLTHALHYGTGVFEGVRCYDTEQGPAIFRWEEHLDRLYKSAKPYDLDIEFSKAELTEATTELIRSEGFESCYIRPIVYYGFNSLGVSPKNCPTKTTIAAWPWGAYLGEEALEDGVDVMVSSWRKHASSQIPTNIKTTGLYVNSMLAGEEARRNGYTEAIVLNKEGNVAEGPGENVFVVRDGEIYTPGLAESILEGITRNTAITLAEEMGYTVHEEATISRGELYTADELFFTGTAAEVTPIRSVDDNEIGEGTKGPVTDDIQSAFFDVIESGDREEWFRYV, encoded by the coding sequence ATGAGCGACCGCCCGGAGATGTTCGAGGGGGCCGACCGCATCTGGATGGACGGCGAGTTCGTCGACTTCGAGGACGCACAGACTCACGTCCTCACCCACGCGCTGCACTACGGGACCGGCGTCTTCGAGGGCGTCCGCTGCTACGACACCGAACAGGGCCCGGCCATCTTCCGCTGGGAGGAGCACCTCGACCGACTGTACAAGTCCGCCAAGCCCTACGACCTCGACATCGAGTTCAGCAAAGCGGAACTCACCGAGGCGACGACGGAGCTCATCCGCTCCGAGGGCTTCGAGTCGTGTTACATCCGCCCCATCGTCTACTACGGCTTCAATTCGCTGGGCGTGAGCCCGAAGAACTGCCCGACGAAGACCACCATCGCGGCCTGGCCCTGGGGCGCGTATCTGGGCGAGGAGGCCCTGGAGGACGGCGTCGACGTGATGGTGTCGTCCTGGCGCAAACACGCCTCCAGCCAGATTCCGACCAACATCAAGACCACGGGCCTGTACGTCAACAGCATGCTCGCCGGCGAGGAGGCCCGCCGGAACGGCTACACAGAGGCCATCGTCCTGAACAAGGAGGGCAACGTCGCCGAGGGGCCGGGCGAGAACGTCTTCGTGGTCCGCGACGGGGAAATCTACACGCCCGGACTGGCCGAGAGCATCCTCGAAGGCATCACCCGCAACACCGCCATCACGCTCGCCGAGGAGATGGGCTACACCGTCCACGAGGAGGCCACCATCTCCCGGGGCGAACTGTACACCGCCGACGAGCTGTTCTTCACCGGCACGGCCGCGGAGGTCACGCCCATCCGGAGCGTCGACGACAACGAAATCGGCGAGGGGACGAAAGGGCCGGTCACCGACGACATCCAGTCGGCCTTCTTCGACGTCATCGAGAGCGGCGACCGCGAAGAGTGGTTCCGCTACGTCTGA
- a CDS encoding peroxidase-related enzyme (This protein belongs to a clade of uncharacterized proteins related to peroxidases such as the alkylhydroperoxidase AhpD.) has product MVDPDTVMRRFETPDVDDLPEDLQDRIAEETDRAGFTPNIFPALAYRPSHFRAFFAYHDALVEETALEREEIELIIVAVSGVNDCLYCIVAHGALLRIYADAPRLAEQVAANHRTADINETHREMLDFAVKLTESPARIEEADFERLAEHGYSRRAIWDIGSVAAFFNLSNRLAHLADIRPNDEFYDLGR; this is encoded by the coding sequence ATGGTAGACCCCGACACGGTGATGCGTCGGTTCGAGACGCCCGACGTGGACGACCTCCCCGAAGACCTCCAGGACCGTATCGCGGAGGAGACCGACCGCGCCGGCTTCACGCCCAATATCTTCCCGGCGCTGGCGTACCGCCCCTCGCACTTCCGGGCGTTCTTCGCCTATCACGACGCGCTGGTCGAGGAGACGGCGCTGGAACGCGAGGAAATCGAGCTGATTATCGTGGCCGTCAGCGGCGTCAACGACTGTCTCTACTGCATCGTCGCCCACGGGGCACTCCTGCGTATCTACGCCGACGCGCCCAGACTCGCCGAGCAGGTCGCCGCGAACCACCGGACGGCCGACATCAACGAGACCCACAGGGAGATGCTGGACTTCGCGGTGAAGCTGACCGAGTCGCCCGCCCGCATCGAGGAAGCGGACTTCGAGCGGCTGGCGGAACACGGCTACAGCCGCCGGGCCATCTGGGACATCGGCAGCGTCGCCGCCTTCTTCAACCTCTCGAACCGCCTGGCGCACCTCGCCGACATCCGCCCGAACGACGAGTTCTACGACCTGGGCCGCTGA
- a CDS encoding DUF120 domain-containing protein, with protein sequence MAESTGQGVGRDELATLKLLALDGALDEPTKVSCADLGDRLDASNQTASRRLQRLEDAGFLSRDMVSDGQEVELTGDGERRLQSEYADYRRIFESDAGVDLTGVVTSGMGEGRHYITLPGYMEQFIERLGYEPFAGTLNLELTAESVRKRARMSAVEPVTIEGWEDDERTYGPAYCYPASIEGSDGEYEPAHVIAPERTHHGEEQLEIIAPEKLREVLELADGDEVIVHVSE encoded by the coding sequence ATGGCTGAATCAACGGGACAGGGCGTCGGTCGGGACGAACTGGCGACGCTGAAACTGCTCGCCCTCGACGGCGCGCTCGACGAGCCGACGAAAGTGTCCTGTGCCGACCTCGGGGACCGGCTGGACGCGTCGAACCAGACCGCCTCGCGGCGGCTCCAGCGGCTCGAAGACGCCGGGTTCCTCTCGCGGGACATGGTCAGCGACGGCCAGGAGGTGGAGCTGACCGGCGACGGCGAGCGCCGCCTCCAGTCGGAGTACGCCGACTACCGGCGCATCTTCGAGTCCGACGCCGGCGTCGACCTGACCGGCGTCGTCACCTCCGGGATGGGGGAGGGTCGACACTACATCACGCTGCCGGGCTACATGGAGCAGTTCATCGAGCGGCTGGGGTACGAGCCGTTCGCGGGCACGCTCAACCTCGAACTCACGGCCGAGAGCGTCCGCAAGCGGGCGCGAATGAGCGCCGTCGAGCCGGTCACCATCGAGGGCTGGGAGGACGACGAGCGGACCTACGGCCCCGCGTACTGCTACCCCGCCTCGATAGAGGGGAGCGACGGCGAGTACGAGCCGGCCCACGTCATCGCGCCCGAGCGGACCCACCACGGCGAGGAGCAACTCGAAATCATCGCGCCGGAGAAGCTCCGCGAGGTGCTGGAACTGGCCGACGGCGACGAGGTGATAGTGCATGTCTCGGAGTGA
- a CDS encoding helix-turn-helix domain-containing protein: MFECATCGGVGIGDTRPECCDGPMETVGTAETAAAEPSLETLLRTVFDMSGTELDVCLCVMEGGELTVAELAERIGYDRSVVARHLNHLAEFGVVEKRRRIRPAGGHVYVYTPQPPDVVRERLRGEFLAWVRLATVQLDGLQREKVEAIADAGTDERQWTVFQEE; the protein is encoded by the coding sequence ATGTTCGAGTGTGCGACCTGCGGCGGCGTCGGCATCGGCGACACCCGCCCGGAGTGCTGTGACGGGCCGATGGAGACGGTCGGGACGGCGGAGACAGCGGCAGCCGAACCGTCGCTGGAGACCCTGCTGCGGACCGTCTTCGACATGTCCGGCACCGAACTGGACGTCTGTCTCTGTGTGATGGAGGGCGGGGAGCTGACCGTGGCGGAACTGGCCGAGCGGATAGGCTACGACCGCAGCGTCGTCGCGCGGCACCTCAATCACCTCGCCGAGTTCGGCGTCGTCGAGAAACGCCGTCGCATCAGGCCGGCGGGCGGGCACGTGTACGTCTACACGCCACAGCCGCCCGACGTCGTGCGGGAGCGGCTCCGCGGGGAGTTCCTGGCGTGGGTCCGGCTGGCCACCGTGCAGTTGGACGGCCTGCAGCGCGAGAAAGTCGAGGCGATAGCCGACGCCGGGACCGACGAACGCCAGTGGACCGTGTTTCAGGAGGAGTAA
- a CDS encoding uroporphyrinogen-III synthase, with protein MREEPRLRVAAFRPADDRLDDAVELIESLGADPVPDPMLAVEPATGDAGDADDDQVTPRTDADYVVLTSKTGVELAAAAGWDPGEATVCAIGESTAAALHEAGYGVDIIPAEYSSTGLVDTLAEAVAGAKVEVARSDHGSDVLTDGLEAAGAYVHETVLYRLVRPPESGDSAALAADGDLDAALFTSSLTVEHFLDAAAERGVREAAVDGLNEATVGAIGEPTRETAEAAGIAVDVVPEQADFEALACETVEAAAPTHHE; from the coding sequence ATGCGCGAGGAACCGCGTCTCCGCGTGGCCGCGTTCCGCCCGGCCGACGACCGCCTCGACGACGCGGTCGAACTCATCGAATCCCTCGGCGCGGACCCCGTCCCGGACCCCATGCTGGCCGTCGAGCCGGCGACCGGCGACGCTGGCGATGCCGACGACGACCAAGTCACGCCACGCACCGACGCCGACTACGTCGTCCTGACGAGCAAGACCGGCGTCGAACTCGCCGCCGCGGCCGGCTGGGACCCCGGCGAGGCGACGGTGTGTGCCATCGGCGAGTCGACCGCCGCGGCGCTCCACGAGGCCGGCTACGGCGTCGACATCATCCCCGCCGAGTACTCCTCGACGGGACTGGTCGACACGCTGGCCGAGGCGGTGGCCGGCGCGAAGGTCGAGGTCGCCCGCTCGGACCACGGCTCGGACGTGCTGACCGACGGGCTAGAGGCGGCCGGCGCGTACGTCCACGAGACCGTCCTCTACCGGCTGGTCCGCCCGCCTGAATCCGGCGATTCGGCGGCTCTGGCGGCCGATGGCGACCTCGACGCGGCGCTGTTCACCTCCTCGCTCACCGTCGAGCACTTCCTCGATGCGGCCGCCGAGCGCGGGGTCCGCGAGGCCGCCGTCGACGGGCTGAACGAGGCGACCGTCGGCGCTATCGGCGAGCCGACGCGGGAGACGGCCGAGGCCGCCGGCATCGCGGTCGACGTCGTCCCCGAGCAGGCCGACTTCGAGGCGCTGGCCTGCGAGACCGTCGAGGCAGCCGCCCCGACTCACCACGAGTAA
- the cobA gene encoding uroporphyrinogen-III C-methyltransferase, producing MTDTAPGKVYLVGSGPGDPDLLTVKAKRLLEEADVVLHDKLPGPEIIGMIPEEKREDVGKRAGGEWTPQEYTNARLVELAEEGNTVVRLKGGDPTVFGRGGEELAHLAENDIPVEVVPGITSAIAGPEAAGIPVTHRDYTSSVSFVTGHEDPTKDESAVDWEALAATGGTLVVLMGVGKLPQYTEALREAGLDPDTPVALVERATWPDQQVATGTLATIVSVRDEAGIEPPAITVIGEVAGERERVMEFLEGY from the coding sequence ATGACCGACACCGCACCCGGCAAGGTGTACCTGGTCGGGTCCGGCCCCGGCGACCCTGACCTCCTGACGGTCAAGGCAAAGCGCCTGCTGGAGGAGGCCGACGTGGTGTTACACGACAAGCTCCCCGGCCCCGAAATCATCGGGATGATTCCCGAGGAGAAGCGCGAGGACGTGGGCAAACGCGCCGGCGGCGAGTGGACGCCCCAGGAGTACACTAACGCACGGCTGGTCGAACTGGCCGAAGAGGGCAACACGGTCGTCCGGCTGAAGGGCGGCGACCCGACGGTCTTTGGCCGCGGTGGCGAGGAACTGGCCCATCTCGCGGAGAACGACATTCCGGTCGAGGTCGTCCCCGGCATCACGAGCGCCATCGCCGGCCCCGAGGCCGCCGGCATCCCGGTCACGCACCGGGACTACACCTCCTCGGTCTCCTTCGTCACCGGCCACGAGGACCCCACGAAAGACGAGTCGGCCGTCGACTGGGAGGCCCTGGCCGCGACCGGCGGCACGCTGGTCGTCCTGATGGGCGTCGGCAAACTGCCCCAGTACACCGAGGCCCTGCGCGAGGCGGGGCTGGACCCCGACACCCCGGTGGCGCTGGTCGAACGCGCGACTTGGCCCGACCAGCAGGTCGCCACCGGGACGCTGGCGACCATCGTCTCGGTCCGGGACGAGGCCGGCATCGAACCGCCTGCCATCACCGTCATCGGCGAGGTGGCCGGCGAGCGCGAGCGGGTGATGGAGTTCCTGGAGGGGTACTGA
- a CDS encoding DUF6789 family protein, translating to MSTTTETTRTYDFGTGNWKAGVLGGIAGGVVMGALILLMNPPTLAVAIPSLYGLAPPPSPGAGLVVHLSHGAVLGVVFAGLASALALDTSGQLLGLGVGWGVVTWAIFAALVMPVWLGVVGSPASPPFPNFALPSLLWHVVYGAVLAVVYAATADRL from the coding sequence ATGTCGACGACTACGGAAACGACGCGGACGTACGATTTCGGGACCGGCAACTGGAAAGCTGGCGTGCTCGGCGGCATCGCCGGGGGCGTCGTCATGGGGGCGCTGATACTGCTGATGAACCCGCCGACACTCGCCGTCGCAATCCCGTCCCTGTACGGGCTCGCGCCGCCGCCGAGTCCCGGGGCCGGGCTCGTCGTCCACCTCTCGCACGGGGCCGTGCTGGGCGTGGTCTTCGCCGGGCTTGCGAGTGCACTGGCCCTGGACACGTCCGGGCAACTGCTCGGACTCGGCGTCGGCTGGGGCGTCGTCACGTGGGCAATCTTCGCCGCGCTCGTGATGCCGGTCTGGCTCGGCGTCGTCGGCTCGCCGGCCTCGCCGCCGTTCCCGAACTTCGCGCTGCCGTCGCTGCTGTGGCACGTCGTCTACGGGGCCGTCCTCGCCGTCGTCTACGCCGCGACCGCCGACCGGCTCTGA
- a CDS encoding FmdB family zinc ribbon protein, protein MRVIDTVSELFGSGDPHYRFRCDDCGTEFAQRAAAVEDLTCPDCGAGAVRPAEAA, encoded by the coding sequence ATGAGGGTGATTGACACGGTATCCGAACTGTTCGGTTCGGGGGACCCCCACTACCGGTTCCGCTGTGACGACTGCGGGACCGAGTTCGCACAGCGCGCGGCGGCGGTCGAGGACCTGACCTGTCCGGACTGCGGTGCCGGGGCGGTGCGGCCGGCCGAGGCGGCGTGA
- a CDS encoding CDP-2,3-bis-(O-geranylgeranyl)-sn-glycerol synthase has translation METVDTVVWALWAMLPAYVPNNAAVLAGGGRPIDGGRTWGGRRVLGDGKTWRGTLVGTAVGTVLALGLTQAAPAVSAVLGADLPTFPFRAGLGLAFGAMLGDIGASFLKRRTGRERGAAFPGLDQLDFVVGALLCALVAAPSWFTATFPLPVLAVVVVATPVLHVVTNGIAYLLGLKNEPW, from the coding sequence ATGGAGACGGTCGACACGGTCGTCTGGGCGCTGTGGGCGATGTTGCCGGCGTACGTCCCGAACAACGCCGCGGTGCTCGCCGGCGGCGGCAGACCGATAGACGGCGGTCGGACCTGGGGCGGCCGGCGGGTGCTGGGCGACGGCAAGACCTGGCGCGGGACGCTCGTCGGGACCGCCGTGGGAACGGTTCTCGCGCTCGGCCTCACACAGGCCGCGCCCGCCGTGAGCGCCGTGCTGGGTGCGGACCTGCCGACGTTTCCCTTCCGCGCGGGGCTCGGTCTCGCCTTCGGCGCGATGCTCGGGGACATCGGTGCGTCCTTCCTCAAGCGCCGGACGGGCCGGGAACGCGGGGCCGCGTTCCCCGGCCTTGACCAACTGGATTTCGTCGTCGGAGCGTTGCTCTGTGCGCTCGTGGCCGCGCCGTCGTGGTTCACCGCCACGTTTCCCCTCCCGGTGCTCGCCGTCGTCGTCGTCGCGACGCCGGTGTTACACGTCGTCACCAACGGCATCGCCTACCTGCTCGGGCTGAAAAACGAACCGTGGTAG
- the ribB gene encoding 3,4-dihydroxy-2-butanone-4-phosphate synthase, with the protein MSRSEDAAVEADSVTDAVAAFARGEPVLVHDAADREGETDLVYPAGAVSPEAVARMRNDAGGLVCVALSDRVADALELPFMQEVLDHPTAADHDLAYDERSSFSLTVNHRDTFTGITDEDRSLTIRELAAAATDPDPASFSEAFRSPGHVHLLRAAPGGLADREGHTELALELAAAADLPEAAVVCEMLDDETGAALPPAAARAYAEREGLVYVEGASLLERFE; encoded by the coding sequence ATGTCTCGGAGTGAGGACGCCGCCGTCGAGGCCGACAGCGTGACCGACGCCGTCGCCGCCTTCGCCCGCGGCGAGCCGGTGCTGGTCCACGACGCCGCCGACCGCGAGGGCGAGACGGACCTCGTCTACCCGGCCGGGGCCGTCAGCCCCGAGGCCGTCGCCCGGATGCGCAACGACGCCGGCGGACTCGTCTGCGTCGCGCTCTCGGACCGCGTCGCCGACGCGCTCGAACTGCCGTTCATGCAGGAGGTGCTCGACCACCCGACGGCGGCCGACCACGACCTCGCCTACGACGAGCGCTCCTCGTTCTCGCTAACGGTGAACCACCGCGACACGTTCACCGGCATCACGGACGAGGACCGGTCGCTGACCATCCGCGAGCTGGCCGCCGCCGCGACGGACCCCGACCCCGCGAGCTTCAGCGAGGCGTTCCGGTCGCCGGGCCACGTCCACCTCCTCCGGGCGGCCCCGGGCGGCCTGGCCGACCGCGAGGGCCACACCGAACTCGCGCTCGAACTCGCCGCCGCGGCCGACCTGCCCGAGGCCGCCGTCGTCTGCGAGATGCTCGACGACGAGACCGGCGCGGCGCTGCCCCCGGCGGCGGCACGGGCCTACGCCGAGCGCGAGGGGCTGGTCTACGTCGAGGGCGCGAGCCTGCTAGAGCGGTTCGAGTGA
- a CDS encoding RDD family protein, producing the protein MAWFERPRPEMGTEGDVVWRRIVAIIIDIVLIGVVSSAITGVLGQVRLAVLGSLFGLLIGFGYYIYLEGTYGQTIGKMALGIVVVTEDGDPIEYGPAAIRTLLRIVDVLPAFYLIGIVAVLVTDRKQRLGDIVADTVVVRSS; encoded by the coding sequence ATGGCCTGGTTCGAACGCCCGCGGCCCGAGATGGGCACCGAGGGCGACGTGGTCTGGCGGCGCATCGTCGCGATAATAATCGACATCGTACTCATCGGTGTCGTCTCGTCGGCTATCACCGGGGTGCTCGGGCAGGTCCGGCTCGCCGTCCTCGGGAGCCTGTTCGGCCTCCTCATCGGCTTCGGCTACTACATCTACCTCGAAGGGACCTACGGACAGACAATCGGCAAGATGGCACTCGGCATCGTCGTCGTGACGGAGGACGGCGACCCCATCGAGTACGGGCCTGCGGCGATACGGACGCTCCTGCGAATCGTCGACGTGCTGCCGGCCTTTTACCTCATCGGCATCGTCGCCGTGCTCGTCACGGACCGCAAGCAACGGCTCGGCGACATCGTCGCGGACACGGTCGTCGTCCGCTCCAGCTAG
- a CDS encoding DUF502 domain-containing protein — MASSTSWKRDFASGLIVLLPLLVTVYVILYLYSILASAAVIPAIDAELLGALGLPSGTTAVELARVFTTLIIFVLIVFSIGYLMRTAFGDIVERAIDDAMNHVPGLRVVYNASKMAVETAVSGTEDLQKPVKIEVWDGMRMTAFKTGQTTDDGRDVLFLPTAPNITTGYVVEVEPHRYEEVDERVEEALTRILSAGFGDTDRSNATPIPVADEEELADD, encoded by the coding sequence ATGGCCTCCTCCACGTCGTGGAAGCGCGATTTCGCGAGCGGGCTCATCGTCCTGTTGCCCCTGCTGGTGACGGTTTACGTCATCCTCTATCTCTACTCCATCCTCGCGTCCGCGGCGGTCATCCCGGCAATCGACGCCGAACTGCTGGGGGCGCTCGGGCTCCCTTCGGGCACCACCGCCGTCGAACTCGCGCGAGTGTTCACGACGCTGATTATCTTCGTGCTCATCGTGTTCTCCATCGGGTACCTGATGCGGACGGCCTTCGGCGACATCGTCGAGCGGGCCATCGACGACGCGATGAACCACGTCCCCGGGCTGCGGGTGGTGTACAACGCCTCGAAGATGGCGGTCGAGACGGCCGTCTCGGGGACCGAGGACCTCCAGAAGCCGGTGAAAATCGAGGTATGGGACGGGATGCGGATGACGGCGTTCAAGACGGGCCAGACGACCGACGACGGCCGCGACGTGCTCTTCCTGCCGACCGCGCCGAACATCACGACCGGCTACGTCGTCGAGGTCGAACCCCACCGCTACGAGGAAGTCGACGAGCGCGTCGAAGAAGCGCTGACGCGCATCCTCAGCGCCGGGTTCGGCGACACGGACCGCAGCAACGCGACGCCGATTCCGGTCGCGGACGAGGAGGAACTCGCGGACGACTAG
- the twy1 gene encoding 4-demethylwyosine synthase TYW1, with protein MSDADGGPKQVSDPAYHSENHTAAQTCGWTKNALRGEGKCYKYIFYGIESHRCIQMTPVVKCNERCVFCWRDHAGHAYELGDVEWDDPAAVADASVELQRKLLSGFGGNDEVPREVFDQAMEPRHVAISLDGEPTLYPHLPELIEEFHDRDITTFLVSNGTNTEMLERCDPTQLYVSVDAADRRTFDSTVKAVEDDAWDSLVDTLDVLAEKDDTRTVIRTTLVKGHNMHHPEWYAAMCDRADADFVEMKAYMHVGHSRGRLDRDSMPEHGEVRAFTEELGEYLPDHDVLKEVEDSRVAMLAEDENTWVPKLEKSSEFWEQDPLVEY; from the coding sequence ATGAGCGACGCTGACGGCGGTCCCAAGCAGGTGTCGGACCCGGCCTACCACAGCGAGAACCACACGGCCGCCCAGACCTGCGGCTGGACGAAGAACGCGCTGCGCGGGGAGGGGAAGTGTTACAAGTACATCTTCTACGGCATCGAGTCCCACCGCTGTATCCAGATGACGCCGGTCGTCAAGTGCAACGAGCGCTGTGTCTTCTGCTGGCGCGACCACGCGGGCCACGCGTACGAACTCGGGGACGTGGAGTGGGACGACCCCGCGGCGGTCGCCGACGCCTCCGTGGAACTCCAGCGGAAACTGCTGTCGGGCTTCGGCGGCAACGACGAGGTGCCCCGCGAGGTGTTCGACCAGGCGATGGAGCCACGCCACGTCGCTATCTCGCTCGACGGCGAGCCGACGCTGTACCCCCACCTGCCGGAGCTCATCGAGGAGTTCCACGACCGCGACATCACGACGTTCCTCGTCTCCAACGGCACGAACACGGAGATGCTGGAGCGGTGTGACCCCACACAGCTGTACGTCTCCGTCGACGCCGCCGACCGGCGGACGTTCGACTCGACGGTGAAGGCCGTCGAGGACGACGCCTGGGACTCGCTCGTGGACACGCTGGACGTGCTGGCGGAAAAAGACGACACCCGCACCGTCATCCGGACGACGCTCGTGAAGGGGCACAACATGCACCACCCCGAGTGGTACGCGGCGATGTGCGACCGGGCCGACGCGGACTTCGTCGAGATGAAGGCGTACATGCACGTCGGCCACTCGCGGGGCCGCCTCGACCGCGACTCGATGCCCGAGCACGGCGAGGTCAGAGCGTTCACCGAGGAACTGGGCGAGTACCTGCCCGACCACGACGTGCTGAAGGAAGTTGAGGACTCCCGCGTGGCGATGCTGGCCGAGGACGAGAACACGTGGGTCCCGAAACTGGAGAAGTCCAGCGAGTTCTGGGAACAGGACCCGCTCGTGGAGTACTGA